Below is a genomic region from Eupeodes corollae chromosome 1, idEupCoro1.1, whole genome shotgun sequence.
attataaaaagtaataatgtttacaatacaattcttttttattatttatttaattcacttttgtttgactagaattagaaaatattttataaatctcCAAGCGTACACTGAGGTAACGATTTTTCAGCACATTTATAATCATCAATTTGTTTGAATGTCTTCTGAGGGAACAAACAGTTGTATTTCTCCAATTGGCATTGACTTGGGAACTCATTGTTACAAATTCCATTTGTAGCACAAACATTTACGTCAGGTTTTGGGCATTTATAATCACACCTTCTTGGTGGTGTCGGCCGGATTCCAAGAACAACAGCGAACAGAGCTAAAAtagaatcaaacaaaaataaaatattaaattattacaataaCTCGTATTTTGCAGTTTATTCAAACTCACCAGcaataataacaataagaagtgtgaatttcatttttaataaggtttCGGTAAAGTTATTTGTCGTTGAAACGGTAATGTTACATGTATCCACTGTTTGTGTTGAATGTTGACATTCTTGGATTTGACATTTGCTTTTatgtaaaatcattttgtgataAAGAGCGTATGAAAGAATATTGTTCATGTtatgtgtttattttaagaCTTTGTTTGTCTTTTCGATCAACGCAGAATTTGCCCAAAATAAGGCTATATTTAGATTTGATTCAGaattattaacttaatttatcaattttaataattatttttgtaaatttgtttgtaactgTAAGTTTTGTATAatgaaacagttttaaaaatatgacaatAACATAAAGAGTGAAGCTAAAAATAgctacaaagaaaataaatattgttatttctgtgttatgattttttaagtaatacaaataacgtttttaataggTACTAAGGAGCAATGAAACTAATGTTTTGATAAGAATAGGAAAATAATAGTTCTTATgtcattttttt
It encodes:
- the LOC129952812 gene encoding uncharacterized protein LOC129952812, with amino-acid sequence MKFTLLIVIIAALFAVVLGIRPTPPRRCDYKCPKPDVNVCATNGICNNEFPSQCQLEKYNCLFPQKTFKQIDDYKCAEKSLPQCTLGDL